GCGTCGGGGGAGATCAACACCAAGGTCGACGACGACCCGGCTGCCGTGATCGACGGGGTGGCCGAGGCGTCCGAGGGAGCCGAGCTCGACCGCACCGACGGGCTCACCGTCGACCACGGCGACTGGTGGTTCAACCTGCGCCCGTCCAACACCGAGCCCCTGCTGCGCCTCAACCTGGAGGCGCCCACCCGCGAGGAGTGCGACGCCCACGTGGCCGAGGTCCGTGCGCTCCTCGGGTCCGGGTCGGGGAGCTGATCGGTGGCGCTCGACCCCCAGCTGCTGGACATCCTGGCCTGCCCCGAGGACAAGGGGCCGCTCCTGTACTTCCCGGACGAGCAGTCGCTCTACAACCCCCGCCTCAGGCGCCGCTACGCCATCCGCGACGACATCCCCATCATGCTGATCGACGAGGCCGAGACGGTGGGCGACGACGAGCACGCCCGGCTGTCGGCCAAGGCCGAGGCCGAGGGCATCCGTCCCACCTTCGAGGCGGACGAGTGAGCCCACCGGGGGGCGCGGCGCCCGGCTTCCTCGACACCCAGGGCATCTGGCCGGCCACCATGGGCCTGCCCGAGCAGGTGGAGCGGGCGGCCGAGGCGGCGGCGTCCGTCGACGGCCTGCCCGACCGCGACGAGATCGAGAACGTCGTCGTCCTCGGGATGGGCGGCAGCGGCATCGCCGGCGACATCCTGCTCGCCACCGCCGGGCCGTTCATGGCCGTACCGGTGGTCGTCGTGAAGTCCTACACCCTCCCCGCCTTCGTCGGCGAGGGCTCGCTGGTGTTCGCCATCTCCTTCTCCGGCGACACCGAGGAGACGGTCGAGGCCGCCGGGGAGGCGGCCGTGCAGGGCGCCCGGGTGGTGGCCGTCACCAGCGGAGGGCAGCTGGAGAAGCTGGCCACGTCGTGGGGCTCCCCGGTCGTCAACGTGCCCGCCGACCTGCCGCAGCCCCGCACCGCCATCGGCGCCATGGCCATACCGCCCCTCGTCATGCTCGAGGAGGTGGGGCTCTTCCCGGGCGCCGTGCAGTGGATCGACCTGGCCGTCGAGCAGCTCAAGCGCCGCCGCGACCAGCTGGTCGCCGGGGGCGGGCCGTCCGCCGAGATCGCTCGCCGCATCGGCCGCACCATCCCCCTCATGCACTCGTCGGGCGCCATGGGCAACGCCGCCGCGCAGCGGTGGAAGACCCAGGTCAACGAGATCGCCAAGGCCCCGGCGTTCTGGGCCGTGTACCCCGAGCTGTGCCACAACGAGCTCCAGGGCTGGGGCCAGCACGGCGACGTCACCCGCCAGCTGGTCACCATCGTCAACCTCCGCCACGACAGCGAGCACCCCCAGGTCAGCCGCCGGTTCGACCTGGTCGGCGACCTGGTGCGGGAGGCGGTGGCCGGCATCGAGGAGGTCCAGGCCGAGGGCGACGGCGACCTCGCCCAGCTGCTGGACCTGGTGCTGGTGGGCGACTTCGTGGCCCTGCACATGGCGGGCAACGAGGGCATCGACCCCGGGCCCGTCCCGATCATCGACGAGCTCAAGCACGAGCTCCAGGAAGGCTGATCGAACACCCATGTCCGACATCGCAGATCCGGGCCTCGCCGACCTCGGCCGCCAGCGCATCGACTGGGCCGAGACCCACATGCCGGTCCTCGGCTCCATCCGGGAGCGCTTCGCCAAGGAGCGCCCGCTGGAAGGGGTGACGGTCGCCGCCTGCCTCCACGTCACCACCGAGACGGCCAGCCTGCTCCGCACGCTCAAGGCAGGCGGGGCGACGGTCAACGTGTGCGCCTCCAACCCCCTCTCCACCCAGGACGACGTCACCGCCGCCCTGGTGCGGGACGAGGGGATCGAGGTCCACGCCATCAAGGGCGAGGACACCGAGACCTACTTCCGCCACATCGACGCCGTGCTGGACGCCCACCCCCAGCTGACCATGGACGACGGCTGCGACCTGGTGTCGCGGCTCCACCAGCACCGGCCCGAGCAGGTGGGCGAGGTCCTGGCCGGCACCGAGGAGACCACCACCGGGGTCATCCGCCTGCGGGCCATGGAGGCCGACGGCGCCCTGCGCTTCCCCATCGTGGCCGTCAACGACGCCGACACCAAGCACATGTTCGACAACCGCTACGGCACCGGGCAGTCCACCCTGGACGGGGTCATCCGGGCCACGAACGTGCTGCTGGCCGGCAAGGTCATCGTCGTCGCCGGATACGGCTTCTGCGGCAAGGGCGTGGCCAGCCGGGCCCGGGGCATGGGCGCCCAGGTCTACGTCACCGAGATCAACCCGCTGCGCGCCCTGGAGGCCGTCATGGACGGCTTCCGGGTCGTGACGATGGAGGAGGCGGCCGCCGAGGGCGACATCTTCATCACCGTCACCGGGAACCGGGACGTCCTGCGCCGCGAGCACTTCGCCGCCATGCGCGACGGGGCCATCCTCGCCAACTCGGGGCACTTCGACATCGAGATCGACCTCAAGGCGCTGGCCGAGATGGCCGGCTCCCGGCGGGCCGTGCGCCCGTCGGTCGAGGAGTTCGCCCTCGAGGGCGACCGCCGTGTGCTGGTGATCGCGGAGGGCCGGCTGGTGAACCTCGGCGCGGCCGAGGGCCATCCGGCGGCCGTCATGGACATGAGCTTCGCCAACCAGGCGCTGGCCGCCGAGTGGGTCGTGCAGAACCGGTCGACCCTCGAGACGCGGGTCTACGACGTGCCGGCCGAGATCGACGCCGAGATCGCCCGCCTCAAGCTCGAGACCATGGGCGTGGGCATCGACCGGCTCACCCCCGAGCAGGAGGAGTACCTCTCCTCCTGGACCGTCGGCACCTAGGAGACCGGTGTCAAACGGGTCGGCCGCTGACGCGGCCGAACGGCTCGGGTGGCCTGACCAGCGGTTTCTCGGCCGCCCCGTCACCGTCCGGCAGGAGGAGCCGGGTTCGACACCAGCCTCCTAGCACCGCCGCCGGCTCACCGGCCGTGACCGGCACGATCCGCGCCACCTACGAGCTGGAGCCGGTGGGGCGGGCCGACGCCCTCGCCCTCGAGGCGTCCCTCGGCATGCCCACGGGGCCCGGCTTCGTCCGGGGCCGGGTCGTGGAGGAGACCGGGGGACGGGCGGTGCTCGAGTTCCCGGCCGCCAACTGGGGCCGCAACCTCCCCATGCTGGTCTCGTCGGTGGTGGCCGGTGAGGGCATGGAGGACCGGTCGTTCACCCGGGTGCGGCTGGTCGACCTCGTCCTGCCGCCCGGGATGCTGCCCGGACCCGCCTTCCCGGCACCCGCCGACGTGGGCGTGGGCGCCATCGTGAAGCCGTCGCTCGGGCTGCGGCCGCCCGAGGTCGCCGACGTGGCCGCCGCCGTCGCCGCGGGCGGGGCCCGGCTGGTCAAGGACGACGAGCTCATGGGCGACCCCGAGTGGTGCCCGCTGGAGGACCGCGTC
This is a stretch of genomic DNA from Acidimicrobiales bacterium. It encodes these proteins:
- a CDS encoding Trm112 family protein, whose translation is MALDPQLLDILACPEDKGPLLYFPDEQSLYNPRLRRRYAIRDDIPIMLIDEAETVGDDEHARLSAKAEAEGIRPTFEADE
- a CDS encoding bifunctional phosphoglucose/phosphomannose isomerase, translating into MSPPGGAAPGFLDTQGIWPATMGLPEQVERAAEAAASVDGLPDRDEIENVVVLGMGGSGIAGDILLATAGPFMAVPVVVVKSYTLPAFVGEGSLVFAISFSGDTEETVEAAGEAAVQGARVVAVTSGGQLEKLATSWGSPVVNVPADLPQPRTAIGAMAIPPLVMLEEVGLFPGAVQWIDLAVEQLKRRRDQLVAGGGPSAEIARRIGRTIPLMHSSGAMGNAAAQRWKTQVNEIAKAPAFWAVYPELCHNELQGWGQHGDVTRQLVTIVNLRHDSEHPQVSRRFDLVGDLVREAVAGIEEVQAEGDGDLAQLLDLVLVGDFVALHMAGNEGIDPGPVPIIDELKHELQEG
- the ahcY gene encoding adenosylhomocysteinase, producing the protein MSDIADPGLADLGRQRIDWAETHMPVLGSIRERFAKERPLEGVTVAACLHVTTETASLLRTLKAGGATVNVCASNPLSTQDDVTAALVRDEGIEVHAIKGEDTETYFRHIDAVLDAHPQLTMDDGCDLVSRLHQHRPEQVGEVLAGTEETTTGVIRLRAMEADGALRFPIVAVNDADTKHMFDNRYGTGQSTLDGVIRATNVLLAGKVIVVAGYGFCGKGVASRARGMGAQVYVTEINPLRALEAVMDGFRVVTMEEAAAEGDIFITVTGNRDVLRREHFAAMRDGAILANSGHFDIEIDLKALAEMAGSRRAVRPSVEEFALEGDRRVLVIAEGRLVNLGAAEGHPAAVMDMSFANQALAAEWVVQNRSTLETRVYDVPAEIDAEIARLKLETMGVGIDRLTPEQEEYLSSWTVGT